The Cucumis melo cultivar AY chromosome 5, USDA_Cmelo_AY_1.0, whole genome shotgun sequence genome has a segment encoding these proteins:
- the LOC103496947 gene encoding chaperone protein dnaJ 20, chloroplastic-like, with product MRSCGLALSGTDSRCYFPATPPIFSPRRASNSQVSFLKSPRPPSACVRVKAAFINDAVVSDAVEVSFYELLGVPESGSMLEIKQAYKQMALKYHPDVSPPGRIEEYTRKFIKLQEAYETLSDPNMRALYDRDLARGLQFAFSSRKRCYDHEEMEEKSGWRNRWQDQLSGLKRRSMNRDSKANMSWGARMRRERDEIHKEDA from the exons ATGCGTAGCTGCGGCTTGGCTTTATCAGGCACCGATTCACGTTGCTATTTTCCGGCGACGCCTCCGATTTTCTCTCCAAGAAGAGCCTCAAATTCGCAGGTTTCCTTCCTTAAATCGCCACGACCTCCTTCTGCTTGCGTCAGAGTAAAGGCCGCTTTCATAAACGATGCGGTAGTCTCCGACGCCGTTGAGGTGAGCTTCTATGAGCTTTTAGGAGTACCGGAGTCCGGATCGATGCTGGAGATTAAGCAGGCCTACAAGCAGATGGCTCTCAAATATCATCCGGACGTTTCACCCCCGGGCCGGATCGAGGAGTATACTAGGAAGTTCATCAAGCTTCAGGAGGCGTATGAGACGTTGTCCGATCCTAACATGAGAGCTTTGTATGATAGAGACTTGGCCAGAGGTCTTCAATTTGCTTTCTCTTCTCGAAAACGCTGCTACGACCATGAG gaaatggaagaaaaaagtGGGTGGAGGAACCGTTGGCAGGATCAGCTATCAGGATTGAAGAGAAGAAGCATGAACAGAGATTCAAAAGCAAACATGTCGTGGGGAGCTCGAATGCGCAGGGAAAGGGACGAGATTCACAAGGAGGATGCGTAA